A window of Cottoperca gobio chromosome 16, fCotGob3.1, whole genome shotgun sequence contains these coding sequences:
- the ica1 gene encoding islet cell autoantigen 1, whose translation MLSGHLKTMEGGNFGYSQDYLDRFIQSQDSSVVNKFQQKYWKTKQTLIKVTGKKEDEHVVASDADLDGKLEVFHSVQRTCMELLKVIEQYQRRICFLSQEENELGRFLRSQGSQDKTRAGKIMQATGKALCFSSQQRLALRNPLVRLYQEVETFRYRAISDTWLTVNRMEQSRTEYRGALLWMKDVSQELDPDTHKQMEKFRKVQMQVRTTKTSFDKLKNDVCQKVDLLGASRCNLLSHVLTTYQTTLLHFWEKTSHTMAAIHESFKGSQHYEFSTLKTLQGPMDKMTKKKGKKKIKAEAEDRKKAETSDDQLISLVNENTREGNGDNLSACPELEGEEKDSMALLNEILGSMSVDESDFSQEWTEVFGDGGEGTSAASGRPAEDRLKEDSFFLPSQLLDQSLNNLHYSLSDCAGIIPQPVAQATQHSSGANQNPSKPAVKEKEGTSKDLSAWFNLFADLDPLSNPDAVGKTDAEHELHNA comes from the exons atgttATCAG GTCATCTCAAAACAATGGAAGGAGGAAATTT TGGCTACTCCCAAGACTATCTTGACCGCTTCATCCAAAGCCAAGACTCGTCCGTGGTGAACAAGTTCCAGCAGAAGtactggaaaacaaaacagacgCTCATCAAGGTCACCGGGAAGAAAGAGGACGAACATGTGGTGGCGTCGGACGCAGATCTGGACGGCAAGCTGGAG GTCTTCCACTCTGTCCAGAGAACATGCATGGAGCTGCTGAAGGTCATCGAGCAGTATCAGAGGAGGATCTGCT TCCTTTCCCAAGAGGAGAACGAGCTGGGTCGCTTCCTGCGCTCCCAGGGCTCGCAGGATAAAACCCGGGCTGGAAAGATCATGCAGGCCACCGGGAAAGCACTCTGCTTCTCTTCCCAACAGAG ATTGGCTCTGAGGAACCCTCTGGTCCGTTTGTACCAGGAGGTGGAAACATTTCGCTATCGAGCGATCTCAGACACATGGCTGACGGTGAATCGAATGGAGCAGTCCAGGACTGAATACCGCGGAGCGCTGCTTTGGATGAAGGACGTATCTCAGGAGCTGGATCCAGATACTCACAAACAGATGGAGAAATTTCGCAAG GTTCAGATGCAGGTGCGCACTACCAAAACAAGCTTTGACAAACTGAAGAACGATGTCTGCCAGAAAGTCGACCTGCTGGGAGCCAGTCGCTGCAATCTCCTCTCTCACGTTTTAACCACATATCAG ACAACACTTCTGCACTTCTGGGAGAAGACATCCCACACCATGGCAGCCATTCATGAGAGCTTCAAGGGCTCTCAGCATTATGAGTTCTCCACTCTTAAG ACTCTACAAGGCCCCATGGACAAGATGACtaagaagaaggggaagaagaaaataaaagcagaggCCGAAGATAGAAAGAAAGCCGAGACCTCAGACGATCA ACTCATCTCACTGGTAAATGAAAACACCAGAGAAG GGAATGGAGATAATCTCTCTGCCTGCCCAGAGttagagggagaggagaaggacagCATGGCTTTACTGAATGAGATCCTGGGCAGTATGTCTGTGGATGAGAGCGACTTCTCTCAAGAGTGGACCGAAGTGTTCGGAGACGGCGGGGAGGGAACGAGCGCAGCATCAGGCAGACCAGCGGAGGACCGACTAAAGGAAGACTCCTTCTTTCTACCATCTCAGCTGTTGGATCAGAGCTTGAATAATCTGCACTATTCCCTCTCAG ATTGCGCCGGGATCATTCCACAGCCCGTCGCCCAGGCAACGCAGCACTCATCTGGAGCCAATCAGAACCCTTCTAAGCCAGCAGTGAAAG AGAAAGAGGGGACGTCAAAAGACCTCTCAGCGTGGTTCAACCTGTTTGCCGACTTGGACCCGCTCTCCAATCCCGATGCGGTCGGCAAAACTGACGCGGAGCACGAACTTCACAACGCATAG
- the LOC115020737 gene encoding neurexophilin-1-like produces MRGDAPQRGMKTTCLWAAALLLSVVSLVTSGDSPSSGNSALRESSKSKVKTYWTESSKAVSISRLLSHTLYGKENFTSLDLNYDEADSLSKQEQWNWLYNTSNPRDPRSRTKRRPIVKTGKFKKMFGWGDFHSNIKTVKLNLLITGKIVDHGNGTFSVYFRHNSTGQGNVSVGLVPPTKAVEFQVHQQYHHHHHHHQQQQQQQQQQQTALETKDNKLFNCRVEYEKVEKGTRNSLCAHDPSQSCPQEQTQSHVSWLCSKPFKVICIFITFYSTDYKLVQKVCPDYNYHSDTPYLPTG; encoded by the exons ATGAGGGGGGACGCTCCACAAAGAGGCATGAAGACCACATGTCTGTGGGCTGCCGCTCTGCTGCTGTCAGTCGTCTCTCTG GTGACCAGTGGTGATTCACCAAGTTCAGGAAATTCAGCCTTGAGAGAAAGCTCAAAATCCAAAGTGAAGACCTACTGGACTGAAAGCAGCAAGGCTGTCTCTATCAGCCGCCTGCTGTCCCACACCCTCTATGGCAAAGAGAACTTCACGTCTCTGGATCTGAACTACGACGAGGCGGACTCGTTGTCTAAACAGGAGCAGTGGAACTGGCTTTACAACACTTCAAACCCCCGCGACCCTCGATCCAGGACAAAACGGAGGCCCATCGTCAAGACTGGCAAGTTCAAAAAGATGTTCGGTTGGGGCGACTTCCACTCCAACATCAAGACGGTGAAGCTCAACCTTCTTATTACTGGCAAAATCGTGGATCACGGTAACGGGACATTCAGCGTCTACTTTCGCCACAACTCGACTGGTCAGGGCAACGTGTCCGTGGGACTCGTTCCACCGACCAAAGCTGTGGAGTTCCAGGTCCACCAGCAgtaccaccaccatcaccaccaccaccagcagcagcagcagcagcagcagcagcagcagacggcTCTGGAGACCAAGGACAACAAGCTGTTCAACTGCAGGGTGGAGTACGAGAAGGTGGAGAAGGGAACCAGGAACTCACTGTGTGCCCACGACCCCTCGCAGAGCTGCCCGCAAGAGCAGACCCAGAGCCACGTGTCCTGGTTGTGCTCCAAGCCCTTTAAAGTCATCTGCATCTTCATCACCTTCTACAGCACCGACTACAAGCTGGTGCAGAAGGTGTGTCCAGATTACAACTACCACAGTGACACCCCCTACCTCCCCACCGGGTGA